One segment of Magnetospirillum sp. 15-1 DNA contains the following:
- a CDS encoding cyclic peptide export ABC transporter has protein sequence MQRKSGPCSTGEHRAGAPNGSPTMRFLRVLFGRRSRSRDGLVLAIVLSAVGTAAITVIVNSVADRPINSEIDFAKLVMFVLATALSVGGQSQTLDMSSALAERLLQSLRLRIAERVRHADLATIERVGIARIYTTLARDTAVLSEASALVMHGAITSIAMVLTGLYVAWLSPFAFAVVAILFAATVYFYRVSQRNSRAALLAAGDAETDYLGRFRHLLDGFKEVKMHQRRADDLQQVHLAMQSALTQDLKRAASRRINYGLSISHLSFSLLLATVVFALPQHLESRETAVKVTYVVIFLLSTLNVVMRALPMLIKANLALDSLDRLEADLAAGGHGPELLAASPGSEFDLIELNQVVHSYRDGDGRSQFTVGPCSLTIRPGEVVVLVGANGSGKSTILRLLTWLYEPHSGVVLWNRRLVDHANVADYRTLFSAVFSEFHLFDRLYGLAEVGEERVNALLADLGLADRVKFAAGQFSTLELSSGQRKRLALAVALLEDRPILLLDEFTADQDPAFRERFYTRILPDLRAAGKTVVLVSHDPNPYGVADQVLTMRDGRIVDPQTAPEPPCHGSE, from the coding sequence ATGCAGCGAAAATCCGGGCCTTGTTCCACGGGGGAGCACAGGGCTGGCGCGCCGAATGGTTCACCTACGATGCGGTTTCTACGGGTCCTTTTCGGTCGTCGCAGCCGCTCACGCGATGGGCTGGTCCTGGCGATCGTGCTGTCGGCCGTCGGGACCGCCGCCATCACGGTCATCGTCAACAGCGTCGCCGACCGCCCCATCAATTCCGAGATCGATTTCGCCAAGCTGGTGATGTTCGTCCTGGCCACCGCCCTGTCCGTCGGCGGCCAGTCGCAGACGCTGGACATGTCCTCGGCCCTGGCCGAACGCCTGCTTCAGTCTCTACGGCTTCGCATCGCCGAAAGGGTCCGCCACGCCGATCTGGCGACCATCGAACGGGTGGGTATCGCGCGGATCTACACCACGCTCGCCCGCGACACGGCGGTGCTGTCCGAGGCCAGCGCCCTGGTCATGCATGGCGCCATCACCAGCATCGCCATGGTTCTGACCGGCCTTTACGTGGCGTGGCTGTCGCCCTTCGCCTTCGCCGTGGTCGCAATCCTGTTCGCCGCCACCGTCTATTTCTACCGGGTCAGCCAGCGGAACAGCCGCGCCGCCCTGCTGGCGGCCGGCGACGCGGAGACCGATTACCTCGGCCGATTCCGCCACCTGCTGGACGGCTTCAAGGAAGTGAAGATGCACCAGAGGCGGGCGGACGACCTGCAACAGGTTCATCTGGCGATGCAATCGGCCTTGACCCAGGACCTGAAGCGCGCGGCGTCGCGCCGGATCAATTACGGCCTCAGCATCTCGCACCTCAGCTTCTCTCTGCTGCTGGCGACGGTGGTGTTCGCCCTGCCCCAACACCTGGAAAGCCGCGAGACGGCGGTGAAGGTGACCTATGTGGTCATCTTCCTGCTTTCGACCCTGAACGTGGTGATGCGGGCGCTGCCCATGCTGATAAAGGCGAATCTGGCCCTCGACAGCCTGGACCGGCTGGAGGCGGACCTTGCGGCGGGAGGTCACGGCCCCGAGCTTCTCGCCGCGTCGCCCGGTTCGGAATTCGACCTCATCGAGCTGAACCAGGTCGTCCATTCCTATCGGGACGGCGATGGGCGGAGCCAGTTCACCGTCGGGCCGTGCAGCCTGACCATCCGGCCGGGCGAGGTGGTTGTGTTGGTGGGCGCCAACGGCAGCGGCAAGTCCACCATCCTCAGATTGCTGACCTGGCTATACGAGCCCCATTCCGGCGTCGTCCTGTGGAACCGCCGGCTGGTGGACCACGCCAATGTCGCCGATTACCGCACCCTGTTCAGCGCGGTCTTCTCGGAATTCCATCTGTTCGACCGGCTTTACGGCTTGGCCGAGGTCGGCGAGGAGCGGGTCAACGCCCTCCTTGCCGATCTGGGGCTGGCCGACCGGGTGAAATTCGCGGCGGGACAGTTTTCGACGCTGGAGCTTTCCTCCGGGCAGCGCAAGCGGCTGGCCCTGGCCGTCGCACTGCTGGAGGATCGGCCGATTCTGCTGCTCGACGAATTCACCGCCGATCAGGACCCCGCCTTTCGCGAACGCTTCTATACCCGAATCCTTCCCGACCTGCGCGCCGCCGGCAAGACCGTCGTCCTGGTCAGCCACGACCCCAACCCCTACGGCGTCGCCGACCAGGTGCTGACCATGCGCGATGGCCGGATCGTCGATCCCCAGACCGCACCGGAGCCCCCCTGCCATGGAAGCGAATGA
- a CDS encoding prohibitin family protein, with product MEANERDQRVTEGDVRRFFTWATGFILVLAALLLLLWNYIVVTILPGHVGVLYSWLFGGTRAEKVYGEGIAMKWPWNRMYIVETRVQTQDYEVTVLSQEGLYLRFDISAVFRVDPKRAGRLVRELGPDFADRIVRPLVTGSVRQMVSRFGTHELYTIDFRSLEKQIYDLVKATRYGEIIDFHYIIVRKVIMPETMARAIEDKLAQEQSAASYIFRLEMERQEAERKRIEAIGIQNFYSVVSQALTPNLLTWRGIEATVALSRSPNSKIVVVGGGKDQMPLILGGDIHNLPSPRAVAPVSSAANPLPDWDRTPRLFPNSNVTSEGVIVPEAKERLDENGAALPGSPLKGAPAKPPAEPKAPEPAKGGARAPEATRGFSSDRAVSPFTGDGEPGQGLAERSVGDPGVIRQTVSDEGLRNRPPVQEGFRVVWPKLGGPTGSGQPLGLER from the coding sequence ATGGAAGCGAATGAACGCGATCAGCGCGTGACCGAAGGCGACGTCCGGCGGTTCTTCACTTGGGCGACCGGCTTCATCCTGGTCTTGGCCGCGCTGCTGCTGCTGCTGTGGAACTACATCGTGGTGACCATTCTTCCCGGTCATGTGGGGGTGCTTTATTCCTGGCTGTTCGGCGGCACGCGGGCCGAAAAGGTCTATGGCGAGGGAATTGCCATGAAGTGGCCCTGGAACCGCATGTACATCGTCGAGACTCGGGTCCAGACCCAGGATTACGAGGTCACCGTCCTCAGCCAGGAAGGCCTGTATCTGCGTTTCGACATCTCGGCGGTGTTTCGGGTCGATCCGAAGCGGGCCGGCCGCCTGGTCCGGGAGCTGGGGCCCGATTTCGCGGATCGCATCGTGCGTCCGCTGGTGACGGGTTCGGTGCGCCAGATGGTGTCGCGGTTCGGTACGCACGAGCTTTACACCATCGATTTCCGGAGCCTGGAAAAGCAGATCTACGATCTGGTGAAGGCGACGCGCTACGGCGAGATCATCGATTTCCACTACATCATCGTGCGCAAGGTCATCATGCCCGAGACGATGGCCCGCGCCATCGAGGACAAGCTGGCCCAGGAGCAGTCGGCGGCGTCCTACATCTTCCGCCTGGAGATGGAGCGCCAGGAAGCCGAGCGCAAACGCATCGAGGCGATCGGCATCCAGAATTTCTATTCCGTCGTCTCGCAGGCGCTGACCCCCAATCTGCTCACCTGGCGGGGGATCGAGGCGACGGTGGCACTGTCGCGTTCGCCCAATTCCAAGATCGTGGTGGTCGGCGGCGGCAAGGACCAGATGCCGCTGATCCTCGGCGGTGACATCCACAACCTCCCTTCCCCCAGGGCCGTCGCACCGGTCTCGTCCGCGGCCAACCCGCTGCCGGACTGGGACCGGACGCCCCGCCTGTTCCCCAACAGCAACGTCACCTCCGAGGGAGTGATCGTGCCCGAGGCGAAGGAGCGGCTGGACGAGAATGGAGCGGCGTTGCCGGGCTCTCCGCTCAAGGGCGCCCCTGCGAAGCCGCCGGCCGAGCCGAAAGCCCCAGAGCCGGCGAAGGGGGGCGCGCGGGCTCCGGAGGCGACACGGGGGTTTTCGAGCGACCGGGCCGTCTCCCCCTTCACCGGTGACGGCGAGCCCGGACAGGGGCTGGCCGAACGGAGCGTGGGGGACCCCGGCGTAATTCGCCAAACGGTGTCCGACGAGGGATTGCGCAACCGGCCGCCGGTCCAGGAGGGCTTCCGCGTGGTCTGGCCGAAACTCGGCGGTCCCACCGGCAGCGGCCAGCCACTGGGGCTGGAGCGTTGA
- a CDS encoding efflux RND transporter permease subunit gives MIAYIIQWSLRSRLFVLAAAALLLGWGTVETLRMPVDVFPDLTAPAVTVVTEAHGMAPTEVERLVTFPVETALNGAPGVRRVRSTTGIGLSTVIVEFDWSTDVLTARQIVAEKLQLARASLPPEAAAPVMAPAASVMGEIMFIALRSDRHDGMELKVAADWTVRKRILAVPGVAEVLPIGGDERQYQVTLKLDRLAAYGVTVDEVLAALKDGNQNAPAGFYPEGGQEYLIQGIGRMLTAADVGATAVARRGGVPVLVRDVAEVAVGPGIRRGIGSNNGRPAVVMGIQKQPGVNTLELTRRLDAVFADLRKTLPPGMELATDIFRQADFINVSVRNLVDALRDGAILVVAIVFAFLMNGRATLITLTALPLSLVAAIVAMKAMGASINTMTLGGLAIALGALVDDAIIVVENIVRRLDGNRRLAPEDRQAAIHVVFEATREIQGSIVFATLIIMLVFLPLFFLTGVEGRLMVPLGLAYVISLAASLFVAITVTPVMASLLLVRDGEEEHREPALIRWLVSRYDRVLAATLSRWKAVAWASGIALALAMAALGLAGKAFLPDFNEGTLTISASTLPGTSLEESAVLGQMVEDALLRQPEVTATARRTGRSPLDPHALGIHESEIEVSLTMKERSKEAFLDALRQDFARIPGMNIIVGQPISHRIDHMLSGSRANIAIKIFGTDLYDLRRVAAQVKAAVERVPGAVDVSAEQQTDIPFLTVKFDRGAIARHGLTLRQVADAIEAAFAGVTVSKIMEGQATYDLVVRYDPNVRGSLDSIRETLITTSSGARLPLLALASVTKDRGPNSVSRENVQRKIVVTANVAGRDLGGVVEEMRARVEAEVSLPQGYHVEFGGQFESAAEAARTLGLLSLVVVAGIFLLLFLAFHSVKDALLVMLNLPLALIGGVIGMYLTGGVMTVASLIGLITLFGIATRNGVMMIAHIHHLAEREGVADPAEAVRRGARERLVPILMTALAAGLALIPLAASGGQPGSEIQAPMAVVILCGLVSSTILNMVVVPALYLRFGSIRRELARHDTLRRRATDMA, from the coding sequence ATGATCGCCTATATCATCCAGTGGTCGCTGCGCTCGCGCCTGTTCGTGCTGGCCGCCGCCGCGCTGCTGCTGGGCTGGGGAACCGTCGAGACGCTGCGCATGCCGGTCGACGTCTTCCCCGACTTGACCGCGCCTGCCGTCACCGTCGTCACCGAGGCCCACGGCATGGCGCCGACCGAGGTGGAACGTCTGGTCACCTTTCCGGTCGAGACGGCGCTGAACGGCGCGCCGGGAGTACGGCGCGTCCGCTCCACCACCGGCATCGGCCTGTCCACCGTCATCGTCGAGTTCGACTGGAGCACCGACGTCCTGACGGCGCGCCAGATCGTGGCGGAGAAGCTGCAACTGGCCCGGGCCTCCTTGCCCCCGGAAGCGGCGGCCCCGGTGATGGCGCCCGCCGCATCGGTGATGGGCGAGATCATGTTCATCGCGCTCCGCTCCGACCGTCACGACGGCATGGAATTGAAGGTCGCCGCCGACTGGACGGTGCGCAAGCGTATCCTGGCGGTGCCGGGCGTCGCCGAGGTGCTGCCCATCGGCGGCGACGAGCGCCAGTATCAGGTGACGCTGAAGCTGGACCGGCTGGCCGCCTATGGCGTCACGGTGGACGAGGTGCTGGCGGCGCTGAAGGACGGCAACCAGAACGCCCCGGCCGGCTTCTACCCCGAGGGCGGGCAGGAATACCTGATCCAGGGCATCGGCCGCATGCTGACCGCCGCCGATGTCGGGGCCACCGCCGTGGCGCGCCGGGGCGGTGTTCCGGTGCTGGTGCGCGACGTGGCCGAGGTGGCGGTGGGACCCGGCATCCGACGCGGAATCGGCTCCAACAACGGCCGGCCGGCGGTGGTGATGGGCATCCAGAAGCAGCCCGGCGTCAACACCCTGGAACTGACCAGGCGTCTGGACGCGGTGTTCGCCGATCTGCGCAAGACCCTGCCGCCGGGCATGGAGCTTGCCACCGACATCTTCCGCCAGGCCGACTTCATCAACGTCTCGGTCAGGAATCTGGTGGACGCGCTCAGGGACGGCGCCATCCTGGTGGTGGCCATCGTCTTCGCCTTCCTGATGAATGGCCGGGCCACCCTGATCACGCTGACCGCCCTGCCGCTGTCGCTGGTCGCCGCCATCGTCGCCATGAAGGCCATGGGCGCCTCCATCAACACCATGACGCTGGGCGGTCTCGCCATCGCGCTGGGCGCCCTGGTGGACGACGCCATCATCGTGGTGGAGAACATCGTACGCCGCCTGGACGGCAACCGCCGCTTAGCCCCCGAAGACCGGCAGGCGGCCATCCATGTGGTGTTCGAGGCGACGAGGGAGATTCAGGGCTCCATCGTCTTCGCCACCCTGATCATCATGCTGGTCTTTCTGCCCTTGTTCTTCCTGACCGGGGTCGAGGGACGCCTGATGGTGCCCTTGGGCCTTGCCTACGTCATCTCGCTGGCCGCCTCGCTGTTCGTCGCCATCACGGTGACGCCGGTCATGGCATCGCTGCTGCTGGTGCGAGATGGTGAGGAAGAGCACCGCGAGCCCGCCCTGATCCGCTGGCTGGTGTCCCGTTACGACCGGGTGCTGGCCGCCACGCTCTCCCGCTGGAAGGCGGTGGCCTGGGCCTCCGGCATCGCCCTGGCGCTGGCCATGGCGGCGCTGGGCCTGGCGGGCAAGGCCTTCCTGCCCGACTTCAACGAGGGAACCCTGACCATTTCGGCCTCCACCCTGCCCGGCACCTCGCTGGAGGAATCCGCCGTGCTCGGCCAGATGGTGGAGGATGCCCTGCTGCGCCAGCCCGAGGTGACGGCCACGGCGCGCCGTACCGGCCGTTCCCCCCTGGACCCCCATGCGCTTGGCATCCACGAATCCGAGATCGAGGTCAGCCTGACCATGAAGGAGCGGAGCAAGGAGGCGTTTCTCGACGCGCTGCGCCAGGATTTCGCCCGCATTCCCGGCATGAACATCATCGTCGGCCAGCCCATCTCGCACCGCATCGACCACATGCTGTCGGGCAGCCGGGCCAACATCGCCATCAAGATCTTCGGCACCGACCTCTACGACCTGCGCCGGGTGGCGGCCCAGGTCAAGGCGGCGGTGGAACGGGTGCCGGGTGCGGTGGACGTGTCCGCCGAGCAGCAGACAGACATTCCGTTCCTCACCGTCAAGTTCGACCGTGGCGCCATCGCGCGGCACGGCCTGACGCTACGGCAGGTGGCCGACGCCATCGAGGCGGCCTTCGCGGGCGTCACCGTTTCCAAGATCATGGAGGGGCAGGCCACCTACGACCTGGTGGTGCGCTACGACCCCAATGTCCGGGGCAGCCTAGACTCCATCCGCGAGACCCTGATCACCACGTCCTCGGGGGCGCGGCTGCCGCTGCTGGCGCTGGCCAGCGTCACCAAGGACCGCGGCCCCAACAGCGTCAGCCGCGAGAACGTCCAGCGCAAGATCGTGGTCACCGCCAACGTGGCGGGCCGCGATCTCGGCGGCGTGGTCGAGGAGATGCGGGCCAGGGTGGAGGCCGAGGTCAGCCTTCCCCAGGGCTACCATGTGGAGTTCGGCGGCCAGTTCGAAAGCGCCGCCGAGGCCGCCCGCACGCTGGGTTTGCTCAGTCTGGTGGTGGTGGCCGGCATCTTCCTGCTGCTGTTCCTCGCCTTCCATTCGGTGAAGGACGCCCTGCTGGTCATGCTCAACCTGCCGCTGGCCCTGATCGGCGGCGTGATCGGCATGTACCTCACCGGCGGGGTGATGACGGTGGCCAGCCTGATCGGTCTGATCACCCTGTTCGGCATCGCCACCCGCAACGGCGTGATGATGATCGCCCACATCCACCATCTGGCCGAGCGCGAAGGCGTGGCCGACCCGGCCG
- a CDS encoding efflux RND transporter periplasmic adaptor subunit, which translates to MRKLIIALATGTILGGGGVYATLSRPPAAAKAAHAEEAHSPAGEHAHAEERQSSTTFTAGTELFMEHPVPVAGEAGDFVLHLTRLADFKPASGAEVTLTLSGGGQPEETFPAMADQPGIYRALVVPKISGERKLTVTFKDGDGTDRHDIGQFRVHADDAAATAAMDEAGHAEATGRITLTKEVQWKIGFATAEVRSRLMRDSVAATGTIRARASDEAIIAAPGAGVLAPSPDFPRIGQSVEKGQVLAWLVPQLGGETDSATLELGTRKARLALDLASQERHRLEGLLALEAVPERRLIEARNQEATARAELEAANRRSAPYQGAKGGIALRAPVSGRVAAVNTQPGGAVGQGQVLFHVAGLAKLWLEAQIPESQVGRVRAPSGAWFTADGHDGAHVIEQGRNGRLIALGGVVDKESRTVPALFEFDNPDERFRIGMYAQTRVFTGAGEELPAVPASAVVDDNGQPVVFVQSAGESFERRPVIPGMRDGDLVAIRDGVKPGERVVSKGVYQVKLAASAPAQLSHGHAH; encoded by the coding sequence ATGAGAAAGCTGATCATCGCCCTGGCCACCGGCACCATCTTAGGCGGCGGCGGCGTCTATGCGACCCTGTCCCGTCCCCCGGCCGCCGCGAAGGCGGCCCATGCCGAGGAAGCCCATTCCCCCGCCGGCGAGCATGCCCATGCCGAGGAGCGCCAATCCTCGACCACCTTTACCGCCGGCACCGAGCTGTTCATGGAACACCCGGTGCCGGTGGCGGGCGAGGCCGGCGATTTCGTCCTGCACCTCACCCGTCTTGCCGATTTCAAGCCGGCGAGCGGCGCAGAGGTGACGCTGACCCTGTCGGGCGGCGGCCAGCCCGAGGAAACCTTCCCCGCCATGGCCGACCAGCCCGGCATCTACCGCGCCCTGGTGGTCCCCAAGATCTCCGGCGAGCGCAAGCTGACCGTCACCTTCAAGGATGGCGACGGCACCGACCGCCACGACATCGGGCAGTTCCGCGTCCACGCCGATGATGCCGCCGCCACGGCGGCCATGGACGAGGCCGGACACGCCGAGGCCACCGGCAGGATCACCCTGACCAAGGAGGTGCAGTGGAAGATCGGCTTCGCCACCGCCGAAGTGCGATCCCGGCTGATGCGCGATTCGGTGGCCGCAACCGGCACCATCCGGGCGCGAGCCTCGGACGAGGCGATCATCGCGGCGCCGGGGGCGGGCGTCCTGGCCCCTTCGCCCGATTTCCCGCGTATCGGTCAGAGCGTCGAGAAGGGTCAGGTGCTGGCGTGGCTGGTGCCGCAACTGGGCGGCGAGACCGATTCCGCCACCCTGGAACTGGGAACCCGCAAGGCCCGCCTCGCCCTGGATCTGGCATCCCAGGAACGCCATCGCCTGGAAGGGCTGCTGGCCCTGGAAGCCGTCCCGGAGCGCCGGCTGATCGAAGCCCGCAACCAGGAGGCCACGGCACGCGCCGAACTGGAGGCCGCCAACCGGCGTTCCGCCCCCTATCAGGGCGCCAAGGGCGGCATCGCGCTCCGTGCTCCGGTATCGGGCCGCGTCGCCGCCGTCAACACCCAGCCGGGGGGCGCCGTCGGACAGGGGCAGGTCCTGTTCCATGTGGCCGGCCTCGCCAAGCTGTGGCTGGAGGCGCAGATCCCCGAATCCCAGGTGGGACGGGTGCGCGCCCCCTCGGGGGCCTGGTTCACCGCCGACGGTCATGACGGCGCCCATGTGATCGAACAGGGGCGCAACGGTCGCCTGATCGCGCTGGGCGGCGTGGTGGACAAGGAGAGCCGCACCGTCCCCGCTTTGTTCGAGTTCGACAATCCCGACGAACGGTTCCGCATCGGCATGTATGCCCAGACTCGCGTCTTCACCGGAGCGGGCGAGGAACTGCCGGCCGTTCCCGCCTCCGCCGTGGTCGACGACAACGGCCAGCCGGTGGTGTTCGTCCAGAGCGCGGGCGAATCCTTCGAGCGCCGGCCGGTGATCCCCGGCATGCGCGACGGCGATCTGGTCGCCATCCGGGACGGCGTAAAGCCGGGCGAGCGGGTGGTGTCCAAGGGCGTCTATCAGGTGAAGCTGGCGGCCTCGGCTCCGGCCCAGCTGTCCCACGGCCACGCGCACTGA
- a CDS encoding TolC family protein — MRAATIRWAGPSLLAAALAFAVPVRAEPAHLDEQAAVAAARGRGELRDATEGTLDAARAEADEAGLWPNPTFEYERDRTKETGGAAIQDTYRLSQPVDISGRRFLRQDAALRRADAAQADGRQRLVEAGAEARRLFHTVLMRTQALGAAQGWATRLGEAETVLTRLRQGREVSGYDARRLSREKLAADAKVRAMGADLAESWERLRVVMGLPAGSPMPRLEGKLLPPPPLGLDDLMSHLESRPDLQGLRSKIAASDLERRAADRGWIPEVTVGAGLKQVDRPESRDQGVLLTVSAPLPLFDRGQATTRKAEAQTRASSADLALARAKAEGEVRGLWRRTTELRATALKFRESAVAPSKELARIAQAAYRAGEMNVLELLDAHKALWEAEATALELEFGAREAHSDLILAAGEPNP; from the coding sequence TTGAGGGCCGCGACGATCCGCTGGGCCGGACCATCGCTGCTGGCGGCGGCCCTGGCCTTCGCCGTCCCGGTTAGGGCCGAGCCCGCCCACCTCGACGAACAGGCGGCCGTCGCCGCCGCCCGGGGGCGCGGTGAGCTGCGCGACGCCACCGAAGGGACTCTGGACGCCGCCCGCGCCGAGGCCGACGAAGCCGGGCTGTGGCCCAACCCCACCTTCGAGTATGAACGCGACCGCACCAAGGAAACGGGAGGCGCCGCCATCCAGGACACCTACCGCCTGTCCCAGCCGGTGGACATTTCGGGTCGCCGCTTCCTGCGCCAGGATGCGGCGCTCCGCCGTGCCGACGCCGCCCAGGCCGATGGGCGCCAGCGCCTGGTGGAGGCCGGGGCCGAAGCCCGCCGGCTGTTCCACACCGTGCTGATGCGCACCCAGGCCCTGGGCGCGGCGCAAGGCTGGGCCACCCGCCTGGGCGAGGCGGAAACCGTACTGACCAGGCTGCGCCAGGGGCGCGAGGTCTCGGGCTACGATGCCCGGCGGCTGTCGCGCGAGAAGCTGGCCGCTGACGCCAAGGTCCGTGCCATGGGAGCCGATCTGGCCGAATCGTGGGAGCGCCTGCGGGTAGTGATGGGCCTGCCGGCCGGCAGTCCCATGCCCCGCCTCGAGGGCAAGCTTCTGCCGCCGCCGCCCTTGGGTCTGGACGACCTGATGAGCCATTTGGAGAGCCGGCCGGACCTCCAGGGGTTGCGGTCCAAAATCGCCGCCTCCGACCTGGAGCGGCGCGCCGCCGACCGGGGCTGGATTCCCGAGGTAACCGTGGGCGCCGGCCTCAAGCAGGTGGACCGCCCCGAAAGCCGCGACCAGGGCGTTCTGCTCACCGTCTCGGCGCCCCTGCCTCTGTTTGACCGGGGACAGGCCACCACCCGCAAGGCCGAAGCCCAGACGCGGGCCTCCAGCGCCGATCTGGCCCTGGCCCGCGCCAAGGCCGAAGGCGAGGTTCGCGGATTGTGGCGCCGCACCACAGAACTGCGCGCCACCGCGCTCAAATTCCGCGAGAGCGCCGTGGCGCCGTCGAAGGAACTGGCGCGCATCGCCCAGGCCGCCTACCGGGCCGGCGAGATGAACGTGCTGGAGCTGCTCGACGCCCACAAGGCCCTGTGGGAAGCCGAAGCCACCGCTCTCGAACTGGAATTCGGCGCCCGCGAGGCCCATTCCGACCTTATTCTCGCCGCCGGAGAGCCCAATCCATGA